From a region of the Drosophila virilis strain 15010-1051.87 chromosome 3, Dvir_AGI_RSII-ME, whole genome shotgun sequence genome:
- the Hmbs gene encoding uncharacterized protein Hmbs — protein MSTQEKEKVIRVGSRKSELALIQTKHVIGRLQKLYPKQKFEIHTMSTFGDRVLNVSLPKIGEKSLFTRDLEDALRNGGVDFVVHSLKDLPTALPTGMAVGAVLEREDARDALVLRENLKGHTIATLPKGSVIGTSSLRRTAQIRRQYPHLIVCDIRGNLNTRLAKLDAKESKFAGIILAQAGLVRMGWMSRISQVLEPTDLLYAVGQGALAVECRANDAHVLTMLQKLMCLNTTCRILAERSFLKTLGGGCSAPVAVWSNLKGEPSSINANNRQQQQQLEEVGLSLTGAVWSLDGAIEIREHLDCALNESETEVLRRKRAANEQQQQQQQEQEMTNGNNSNSCDSPPATKRARNGNSLPANGTGSGSGSGSDSSSNSPRQQGSPPVICEDVSVTGYIMEDLIERHIDLARKCPVVGHDNNNALGAGGDAGGGGGDADTSNANTIAHCPLPLKVGQDVMGECPFVDNETKISYAIAGKCPVTHMAPLPTPMRSNGDEPDNATTTAASSKCPFAAMHQGSGLEVSQEITGHAKCPFLQKTVQMFDYADEEQPQPQQLKLPVLIEDVDNLFCGLYQHACHSRDIYVKANRLGQTLAEQLIKKGALDVMKVAQAEIHSKVGT, from the exons ATGTCTACGCAGGAAAAGGAAAAGGTCATTCGTGTTGGTTCACGCAAAAGCGAG CTGGCGCTCATTCAGACCAAGCATGTCATCGGGCGACTGCAGAAACTTTATCCCAAGCAGAAGTTCGAGATAC ATACCATGTCCACCTTTGGGGACCGTGTGCTGAACGTTTCACTGCCGAAGATTGGCGAGAAGAGTCTCTTCACTCGCGATCTGGAGGATGCGCTGCGCAATGGCGGCGTTGACTTTGTTGTGCACTCGCTCAAGGATCTGCCCACAGCGCTGCCAACGGGAATGGCTGTGGGCGCGGTGCTGGAGCGTGAGGATGCCCGCGATGCGCTGGTGCTGCGCGAGAATCTGAAGGGGCACACGATTGCCACGCTGCCCAAGGGCAGTGTCATTG GCACCTCCTCGCTGCGGCGCACAGCGCAGATTCGTCGCCAGTACCCGCATCTGATTGTGTGCGACATTCGTGGCAATTTGAATACACGTCTGGCCAAGCTGGATGCCAAGGAGTCCAAGTTTGCGGGCATCATACTGGCGCAAGCGGGCCTCGTGCGCATGGGCTGGATGAGCCGCATTAGCCAGGTGCTGGAGCCCACGGATCTGCTCTATGCCGTCGGTCAGGGCGCTCTGGCCGTCGAGTGTCGCGCCAACGATGCTCATGTGCTGACCATGCTGCAGAAGCTCATGTGCCTGAACACCACGTGCCGCATATTGGCCGAGCGCAGTTTCCTTAAGACGCTGGGCGGCGGCTGCTCTGCCCCGGTTGCTGTCTGGAGCAATCTGAAAGGCGAGCCAAGCAGCATCAATGCCaacaacaggcagcagcagcagcagctggaagaAGTGGGCTTGTCGCTAACTGGCGCTGTCTGGAGTCTGGATGGTGCGATTGAAATACGCGAGCATCTGGACTGTGCCTTGAATGAATCTGAGACGGAGGTGCTGCGGCGCAAGCGTGCCGCAaatgagcaacaacagcagcagcagcaggagcaggaaatgaccaatggcaacaacagcaacagctgtgaCTCGCCGCCTGCCACGAAGCGGGCTAGGAATGGCAACAGCCTGCCTGCGAATGGCACTGGCTCCGGGTCTGGCTCGGGCTCCGATTCCAGCTCTAATAGTCCGCGCCAACAGGGTAGTCCGCCGGTCATTTGCGAGGACGTCTCGGTCACAGGCTACATCATGGAGGACCTGATCGAGCGCCACATCGATTTGGCGCGCAAGTGTCCCGTCGTTGGCCACGACAATAACAATGCACTAGGCGCTGGCGGTGACgctggcggcggtggcggcgatGCAGACACCAGCAATGCCAACACAATTGCTCACTGCCCGTTGCCGTTGAAGGTCGGCCAGGACGTTATGGGCGAGTGTCCGTTTGTCGACAATGAGACGAAGATTTCGTACGCCATTGCGGGCAAGTGTCCGGTCACTCACATGGCCCCGCTTCCCACGCCAATGCGCAGCAATGGCGATGAGCCGGACAATGCGACCACGACAGCAGCCTCTTCCAAGTGCCCGTTTGCAGCCATGCACCAAGGCAGCGGCCTCGAGGTCAGCCAAGAGATCACGGGTCACGCGAAATGTCCCTTCCTGCAGAAGACAGTGCAAATGTTCGATTATGCCGATGAGGAACaaccgcagccgcagcagctcaAGCTGCCTGTGCTCATCGAGGATGTGGACAATCTATTCTGCGGTCTCTATCAGCACGCCTGCCACAGCAGGGACATATACGTGAAGGCCAATCGCTTGGGCCAGACGCTGGCCGAGCAGCTGATCAAGAAGGGTGCGCTCGACGTGATGAAGGTGGCCCAAGCGGAGATTCACAGCAAAGTGGGCACCTGA